A stretch of Buteo buteo chromosome 9, bButBut1.hap1.1, whole genome shotgun sequence DNA encodes these proteins:
- the FBXO5 gene encoding F-box only protein 5 → MKSNLNRSFKMKCDFDRTSLHAGFAPLKSAVEKTRLEESCPLNYEEGFCKSCAEEHQKILLSDSYHAATRSLDLEDERRPVHNKENKQVTQRLEEGIYEMEALENSKFCEDSGYSSMLSNQYTDAIEHEDSIPLAGNLCGTPKHCLMKSQNQAQFSKKTLLPVIHYEEMICSTLKKSGKRNLKSWAALDRIVFRGKLELCNLIGKKMGLDRIDILAELFQKNLKHILANILRHLGEMDLINFAKVSTTWQKILQEDKWIFQMYSKAVKNVSNGTKASEHAATREYVLYRAALASIQKATPPTNLNKKGTRSKASKNHSRLMEFSEAAKTLRNTESLKVCHRCGSPAKYDSYLQRATCSRESCGFDFCTKCMCGYHSSSDCMSGKPVKPNSKLGPLPGTKKSKQNLRRL, encoded by the exons atgaaatcaaaCCTTAACCggtctttcaaaatgaaatgtgattttGACCGTACGTCTCTTCATGCTGGGTTTGCACCACTGAAATCTGCTGTGGAGAAGACAAGACTAGAAGAATCCTGCCCCTTGAATTATGAGGAAGGCTTTTGTAAAAGCTGTGCTGAAGAGCATCAGAAAATACTACTTAGTGACTCATACCATGCGGCCACTAGAAGTCTAGATCTTGAAGATGAAAGAAGACCTGTacataacaaagaaaacaaacaagtaacTCAGAGACTTGAGGAAGGTATCTATGAAATGGAGGCACTGGAAAACAGTAAATTTTGTGAGGACAGTGGTTATTCCTCTATGTTAAGTAATCAATACACTGATGCCATAGAACATGAGGACAGTATACCTTTGGCTGGGAATCTCTGTGGCACACCAAAGCATTGTCTCATGAAGAGCCAAAACCAAGCACAGTTCTCAAAGAAGACTTTGTTGCCAGTAATCCATTATGAAGAAATGATTTGTTcaactttgaaaaaaagtgGTAAAAGAAATCTCAAGTCTTGGGCTGCGCTAGACAGAATTGTTTTTAGGGGAAAGCTTGAACTTTGTAACCTgattggaaagaaaatgggattAGATAGAATAGACATTCTTGCTGAACTCTTCCAAAAGAACCTGAAGCATATATTAGCCAACATTTTAAGGCATCTCGGTGAGATGGATTTAATAAA TTTTGCCAAAGTCAGCACAACATGGCAGAAGATTCTGCAGGAAGATAAATGGATTTTCCAAATGTATAGTAAAGCAGTGAAAAACGTTTCT AATGGCACTAAGGCATCAGAGCATGCTGCAACAAGGGAGTATGTTCTCTACCGAGCGGCTTTAGCTTCTATTCAGAAAGCAACTCCACCAACCAACTTGAACAAAAAAGGCACCAGATCCAAAGCATCCAAGAATCACAGCAGGCTCATGGAGTTTTCTGAG GCTGCCAAGACCTTGAGAAACACTGAAAGCCTTAAAGTCTGCCATCGCTGTGGCTCACCTGCAAAGTATGACTCCTATCTACAAAGGGCAACGTGCAGTCGTGAAAGTTGTGGCTTTGACTTTTGCACAAAGTGCATGTGCGGGTACCACAGCTCCAGTGACTGTATGAGTGGCAAACCAGTGAAACCCAACTCTAAGCTAGGGCCGCTTCCTGGGactaagaaaagcaaacagaatctACGGCGGTTGTGA